Part of the Bacillus andreraoultii genome is shown below.
TCACAAGTCGATCTTCAGAAGTTCGAAGCTTTATCCCAATCATTAAAAAATCGCCAAATATTAGATTTTTATCCTTCAGCAATTCCGTTAGATTCTTCTTCAAACCAAGTAGATGATCCAATCGATGTGAATGAAACTGATCAGAATAGTGAAGAAGACGAAAAGGAAATGATGAAAGAGGATGACTCGGAAGGAGATCGTTTAGATCAGTTATTAATGGAAGTCAATGGGTATATTGAAGAAACGGGTTTAAAAGGAGTTGTTGTGGCAACACGAACGGAACGCGGAATTGTACTCGTTCTTCCGGAAAAGATTATTTTTGATACAGGTGACGCAACAATTATTAAAGATGCGCTACCATTTCTTGAACGAATCTCATCACTTTTAGTAAAAATACCTAATGTTGTGAAGGTTGAAGGTCATACGGATAATCGGAAAATTCATAACGTAATCTACCCTTCCAACTGGGAGTTATCGACTGCAAGGGCAAGTAGTGTTATTCGATATTTTATTGAAAAGCAAAACATGGATCCAACACGGTTTATCGCAACAGGGTATAGTGATACGAGACCTGTTGCACCAAATGACGGACCGGAAAATTGGAAAAAGAATCGTCGTGTTGAAATTGTTATAATGGATCCAGCATACGATGATAAAATGGATGAATGAGATGAGTTAATTTGTGAACAATGAAACTAGTGGAAATTGGTAGGGCTTTCCATACTGCTAATATTCTAAAAACATAGACAAACGTATGGAAAGCCATCTACATCTTTTTAATCACTTTTACTATTTCGCATTTTGTAAAATTTTTAAAGCCATTTCAACTGTCCTTTTATTTTTTTCTTCTATTTCTTTTTTTCTCGGGATGACGGGAACCATGTCTACTGGATCGCTCCATTCCGTTGGTAACGAAACAGGTGATAATGTGTTCCAACTTTCAAGCCAATCTGTTGGTAATTCATCTCTTGCTTTGTCAACTTGATTCGTCATCTCTAGCCAAATCAAAGACCAAGCACGTGGCACAACTCGCCAAATATCATAACCACCCCCACCAACTGCTATCCATTTCCCGTTACAATATTTATGAGCAATTTCATGGGCAATTTTAGGTATTTCATAGTAGATATTCATTGAAGCGGATAAATGAGTTAATGGGTCATAATAGTGAGCATCTGCACCGTTTTGGGTAACGATAACATCCGGCTGGAAAAATTCAGCAATTTGTTCAACAGATGTTTTATACGCATATAGCCATGAATCATCTTCAGTGAATGCATCTAGTGGTATGTTAAAGCAATAACCGTACCCTTGACCGATTCCCCGTTCATGTACTTGTCCAGTGCCAGGGAATAAGTATCTTCCTGTTTCATGGATTGACAAAGTACAAACACCTGGATCATCGTAAAAAGCCCATTGAACACCATCCCCGTGATGAGCGTCTGTATCAATATATAAAACTTTCAAATTATATTTTTTTCTAATATAACTTATGGCAACAGAACAATCGTTATAGATACAAAAACCTGAAGCTTTCCCACGAAACCCATGATGTAGGCCACCTCCAAGGTGAAGGGCATGATGGCATTTTTCCTCCATTACAAGTTCTACGGCGGTTATCGTACCCCCGACAATTAAACTACTCGCTTCATGCATGTTTGGAAAAATAGGCGTGTCCTCCGTACCTAAACCAAAATTGCTTGCCCGCTCCATTGGAAGGGTTTGTCGACCAGCACTTTTTACTGCATCTATAAGTAATTGGTCATGAGAGAGCAGTAATTCACCGTCACTTGCTTTCCGAGGCGATACAATCTGTTCATCTGATAAAGCATCAATCGACTTTAGTAGATCAACCGTTAGTCTTAGCCTTTCTTGATTAAACGGATGATGTTGATTAAATTTATACGACAACAGTTCGGGTGAGTAGATAAATACGGAATCATTATTCATAGGTCATCCCCGGGAAATTTGGCCATAACACATCAAACTGCTCATCTTTTAATGCTTGTATGATCGGTGTTGGATTAATTGTATCTAATCGGAAAACAATGATTTTTTTATCTGGATTTTTTTGATCCGGATAAAGGAGAACACTTTGGATATTCACATTAAAGTTATTAAACATATTTACTACTTTCGCTAAACTTCCTGGTGTATTTTGCAAACGAATCTCTACTTGAGAACCAGGCTGATCAGCACCGGTTAATCGTACGAATGTTGTGAGGACATCCGTCTCTGTTACAATTCCAACTAGTTTGTCTTCTTTAACAATCGGTAAACAACCAATTTGATATTTATAAAAATAGGCACAGACTTCTTCAAGAAAATCTAATGGGTGAGCAGTAATCACGTCTTCTGTCATAATAAAATGAACGGGCGTTTGGAAAATTTCCATATCTTTTTTATTCGAAAGTATAGATGGTATGGCTGACCGAATATCACGATCAGAAATAATCCCAATACAATGGTTTTGTTCATTAACAACTGGAATATGGCGCACTTGGTACGTTTCAATAATATTAATAGCGGATTGAATGCTGTCAGTTTCCTTCAATGTATATAGTTCTGTTCTCATAATCTCTTCAACTAGCATAAAAATTCCCCCCTTAAATTCGATTGTAATACCCCTTTGATAGATAAAATTCATTACTCATTTTTAGTCTTAGTCGTGGATAAATAACACTTCTTTAATACATAAAACGATTTCTGAAACGAAGTCGGTCAAATTTTTCAATGGAAGCTTGGTCCACACGTTTGCCAATTCGGACCATTAAGCAATTGGCTGGATGTGAACAAAT
Proteins encoded:
- the motS gene encoding flagellar motor protein MotS, which translates into the protein MAKKKSKPPKSGAPLWMVTYSDLITLVLVFFILLFSMSQVDLQKFEALSQSLKNRQILDFYPSAIPLDSSSNQVDDPIDVNETDQNSEEDEKEMMKEDDSEGDRLDQLLMEVNGYIEETGLKGVVVATRTERGIVLVLPEKIIFDTGDATIIKDALPFLERISSLLVKIPNVVKVEGHTDNRKIHNVIYPSNWELSTARASSVIRYFIEKQNMDPTRFIATGYSDTRPVAPNDGPENWKKNRRVEIVIMDPAYDDKMDE
- a CDS encoding acetoin utilization protein AcuC is translated as MNNDSVFIYSPELLSYKFNQHHPFNQERLRLTVDLLKSIDALSDEQIVSPRKASDGELLLSHDQLLIDAVKSAGRQTLPMERASNFGLGTEDTPIFPNMHEASSLIVGGTITAVELVMEEKCHHALHLGGGLHHGFRGKASGFCIYNDCSVAISYIRKKYNLKVLYIDTDAHHGDGVQWAFYDDPGVCTLSIHETGRYLFPGTGQVHERGIGQGYGYCFNIPLDAFTEDDSWLYAYKTSVEQIAEFFQPDVIVTQNGADAHYYDPLTHLSASMNIYYEIPKIAHEIAHKYCNGKWIAVGGGGYDIWRVVPRAWSLIWLEMTNQVDKARDELPTDWLESWNTLSPVSLPTEWSDPVDMVPVIPRKKEIEEKNKRTVEMALKILQNAK
- a CDS encoding CBS and ACT domain-containing protein; protein product: MLVEEIMRTELYTLKETDSIQSAINIIETYQVRHIPVVNEQNHCIGIISDRDIRSAIPSILSNKKDMEIFQTPVHFIMTEDVITAHPLDFLEEVCAYFYKYQIGCLPIVKEDKLVGIVTETDVLTTFVRLTGADQPGSQVEIRLQNTPGSLAKVVNMFNNFNVNIQSVLLYPDQKNPDKKIIVFRLDTINPTPIIQALKDEQFDVLWPNFPGMTYE